The genomic region ATTCCTGCAAAAGTGGTTGAGTTTAGGTTAAAGGAGAAACAATTTATTGAAGTCTTTACCAAACTGGACAGTGCAGGAACAAAAATATTAATTCATGAAATAAGACTAAAGTAGATATATGACAGCAGACCAACTTTAAGAATTAGAAAACACCCTCTGGCAGGCAGCAGACAAGCTACGTGTGGATAGTGGATTGAAGGCCAGTGAATATGCAACGCCTATTTTGGGTTTAATATTCCTGCGGTTTGCATCTATCCGTTACAACCGTATCAAGCCGGAAATCGAGGCGGAATTAAAAGCCCAGAAAGGCAGCCGTATGCAGCAAAGCGAAGCAGAAATTGCAATAGCTAAATGCGGATTTTATTTGCCTAAGGAAGCTCAATACGATTACTTACTTGCTTTGCCAGAAGAAGAAGACATTGCCAAGGCCATCAAACATGCGATGGAAGAAATCGAGAAGTATAAGCCCGAACTACTCGACAGCCTACCCAAAGACGAGTACTTTAAATTGTATTCACCAGATGACAGAACCTTACCCAAATCGTTATTGAAAATATTTGCGAACATTCCCGAAGATGCAACTGGTGATGTTTTTGGTAAAGTGTATGAATATTTCCTGAGTGAGTTTGCACTGGCAGAAGGACAAGGTGGCGGAGAGTTCTTTACGCCAACTTCGGTAGTAAAGCTGATGGTAGAAGTAATAGAACCTTATAAAGGAACCATCTTCGATCCGGCTTGTGGTAGTGCAGGCATGTTTGTGCAAAGCTCCTATTTCGTGGATAGAAGAAGAGAAGAACTGCATGATACCGACACCAAAGACTTGATGGTTTATGGTGCAGAACGAACACCGGAAACGGTGAAATTGGCCCGGATGAACATTGCCGTAAATGGTTTGCGTGGCGAAATAAAACCTGCCAATAGCTATTATGAAGACCCCTATAATAGTTATCAAAAGTTTGATTATGTGATGGCCAATCCCCCCTTTAATATAGATGATGTAAACCTCGACCGGGTAAAGGGCCAAACCCGTTTTAATGAATATGGCATACCGCAAAACAAAACCAAAAGTGCCGCCAAAAAGGGCAAGGTTAAAGATGTCAATACTGTACCCAACGCCAATTACCTCTGGATTAATCTATTTGCTACTTCATTAAAACCGACAGGCAGGGCGGCTTTGGTAATGGCCAACAGTGCCAGTGATGCCCGGAACAGCGAAGCCGATATTAGAAAGAACCTGGTTAAAAGCGGTGTGATAGATGGGATGCTTACGCTACCCAAGAATATGTTTTACACCGTTACACTGCCTGCTACACTTTGGTTTTTTGACAAGAGCAATGCAGGTATTGAGCATAAAATATTGTTTGTTGATGCCCGCAATATTTTCAGGCAGGTTACCCGTGCCTTGCGTGAATTTACGGAAGAGCATATACAAAACATTGCCACCATTTTCCGTTTGTTTCGTGGCGAAACCGACCGCCTCACTTTTTTATTCAATAAGTATAAAGCCCAAGCTGATGATTATGCCAACCAAGCCTCAGCTCAGCTAAAAGTAGTGGACCTACTCAAAAAGAAAAGCCAGAAAACACAACGGATAGCAAAGCTGAAGAGAGAGACGTTAAGCGTTGGGGAAAACTGGTGGAGGAAGCCGAAAAGCAATACAAGGCTTTACACGATAAGCAACTTTATTTTGAAGCACCAATACAATGGCTGAACGAACGCTTCCCTAATGGCGTGTACGAAGATGTAACCGGCTTATGCAAGGCCGCTACTTTTGCTGAAATAGAAGAACAGGACTGGAGCATGAACCCAGGCCGCTATGTGGGTGTAGTGATTGAAGAAGATGGATTGACAGAGGAGGAGTTTTTGGCGGAGATGAAGGACAGGCATCAAAAACTAAAAGAACTAAGTATCAAAGCCACGGAATTAGATAGTACAATAATTCATAACTATTATTCACTTTTTCAACAATGAAACGAGAAATACCGAAGTTAAAAGATTATTGCATTAAAATATCCAGTGGAGGCACTCCAAGTAGGGATACAAATGAATACTTTGAGAATGGTACTATTCCATGGGTTAAATCCAAGGAGCTCAAGAGTAACATTATCTTAAAAACCGAAGAGAAAATTACTTTGCAAGGTTTAAAAAATTCATCCACAAAATTGTACCCTATTGATACCGTATTGTTGGCAATGTACGGTGTGAATATAGGACAGGTTGGCTACTTAGGTATTGAGGCAACTATAAATCAAGCCATTTGTGGAATTATTACAAATAAGAAAATACTTGACCCAAAATTTCTATACTATTATTTAACATCAATCCCATCATATTTTGATTCTGTTTCATTTGGTGCGGCACAACAGAATATTAATCAGGATTTAATTAAAAATTTAAAAATCGAAATTCCTGAACTTATAACCCAACAACTCATCGCCTCCATCCTCTCTGCCTATGATGATTTAATAGAAGTAAACAACCAACGCATCAAACTGCTGAAAGAAACAGCCCGTGAGTTGTACAAAGAATGGTTTGTAAGGATGCGGTTTCCGGGGTATAAGAAGGCGAAGTTTGTGAAGGGGGTGCCGGAGGGTATTGGAGAAGTCAAGTATTTCAAAGATTTTATAAAACTTAATCGAGGATTTGATTTACCTGAGGAGAAAATTAAAGAAGGAAGCTATCCAGTTATTGCTTCTACCAGTATAAAAGGATATCACAATCAATATAAAGTAAAAGGCCCTATAATAACGACTGGCCGTTCAGGTAGTTTGGGAACAGTTCTTTTTGTTAATCAAGATGGCTGGCCATTGAATACTTCACTTTATGTAAAAGATTTCAAGAGCAATGAACCTTTATATCTTTACTATACATTGAAACTTATAGATTTTGAATCGTTCAATACAGGTGCAGGTGTGCCGACACTAAATCAAAATCATTTACACAAATTAAAAATGTGGGTTGCAGATGAAGTACTTCAAAAGAAGTTTAAAAAATGGTTGAGCCAATGTTCCAACAAGTTGAGATTTTAAATCTACAAAACACCCAGCTCCGCCAAATTAGAGATAGTTATTGCCAAGATTGATTAGTGGAAAGTTGGAGGTGAAGGAACTAAAACAAAATTTAATTCAAGATGTCAAAAGTTAACCTCAAAGAATATATTCATCCTAAAATGGATTTGTTGTTTGTTGCTTTAAATGCACCAGAGGTATCAAATGCAAATGCACATTGGTTCAGTTACAATTTAAGCTTTTGGAATTTGCTATACAGAGCTGGTCTTATTACTCAAACCATTTCAAATCCAATGGAGGGAGATATTAAAGTATTTGGAAGTACCGAAATCAACTATGAAAACTGGATATTTGGTGTTACCGATTTAAACCGCGAAGTTGTTGCTACCAAAAGTAATCAAGTAATAACAGATATCAATCAGGTAGAAAGAATATTATCAATTATTAAAAACAATTCTGTTAATAGAGTTTGTTTGATGCATTTTATCGTGGCAGAGGAATTTGAGAAACACGGAACCATAGTCAGAAATTGTCAGGATAGAGAAAATGAATTTGGGATTGTAGGCGAATATAAATCAACGGTAATTTATGAAGTGCCGTTTCATAGCGGCAATTCTATTCCAAATAAGGAAATTTATTATTCAAAATTAATAAGCTAATGGCAACAATATTCTCAGTCAACCATAGGATAACCTTCAAATGCAGCCAAAAAATAGATCGGCTATTGCAGATATTAATAAGGGGGAAGTTGGAGGTGAAGGGAAAAGGAGGTGAAAATGGCTAAAGTGATTTGTTTACTTCAATCAAAAACCGAAAATATAAGTTATACCGAATTACAACTTTTACAACAGGAATATTATAGCTTGTTAAAAAACAAATTTCAACCACCACCTAAAACAGGTGATTGTATTGAAATGATTCAATATTTAAAAAGAAAAGACGAGACTCAACCTTTCAAAATTGGGCCTTATGAAAACATAACGCCTTTTGAAGCTGCTAACCGTATTGCGTCAGATCTGGTAATAATTAAAGGATTGCGTCAATTAATTATGCTGGACAAAATATCTTCAAAAGCAACATTTACGCTGCGGTTAGGAACTAAGCATGAAAAGCAAAAAGGTGATTTTTCAATAATAACAAGTAAAAATTCTTATGAAGGGGAAGCATTTAATGTAGCACCCTCCTTTTATAAAGACAAATTGAACCAAACGCTAAGTAAATGGCGAGCAATTAAGAAAGAACATCAAATTCAATTGAAATATATGCTCATCAATAATGAAGCTGTTAAAGATAGTGATTATCAAAGGCTGCATACAGAGGGTATTAAATTAATAGGAGTAAAAGATTGGTTTAAAAAATGAAAATATTCAACTCCGCCAAATCAGATACGGGCTGATACCATTACCAAGATTGATTAGTGGGAAGTTGGAGGTGAAATCAAATAATATTTTTAAAAAAAAGAACAAGATTAATCAGTATGGCAATAATAGGCTGGATAGACTTTTCAACCAACGACAGAAACCGGGTAGGCTCGGTTTTAGACCTACTGCGTCCGGAAGGCATGGTAGATGAGTTGGGTATGGGTACTATCCGTGATGCCTTGGCCAATCAGTTATTTCCGGGTATCTCTACCATCCAAACCCGGGCTAAATACTTTTTTATCATACCCTATATTTTATACGAATATCAAGCCACCAAGTCAGCACAACGCAGAGGCAAAACACCATCTAAATTTCTGGAAGATAGAGAGTACGAAATTATGTGGGCATTGGCTGAGAAATATGAGTATCAGGAGGGCAATGGTGTTATAGGTATCAGTAAACATAAGCCAAACAAAATCGTAAGGCGGCCATCTGCCATTTATTGGAATGGCTTGTACACCTATCAATTCATTAATACGAACGGGTTGGCAGCAGATAGTTTTTTAAGACAGTCTGTCAATCCTTCAATGGAAACATTACTTTCCTCAGTGCAGCAAGGGGATGATACTACAGGCGATGATGCCGATGCTGAGCATGAGAATGTGTATTTAAGATAAGGGTATCACCTAAACTAAACTGGAATGAAAATCTAACACTTGATTTGGATAAAGAGGAGGCTGAATTTTTTCAGGACCGCATACTATCCATTGCCAAAGGCAAATTGATTGCCGAACTCTTGCAACAAGACAAGCTCTGGAAAATATTTATTCAAGCTGAAAACTTTATGCAGTTTGCGAAAGCGTCGCTGTCACTTCCACTTTCAGATAAGCTGAAAGCAATGCTCATTTTAGCCCACGATTTTTCTGAATTAATGTATGGAGCACATTTGGCATACAACTGCCAATTGCACCACAAGGTTTTTAACAGCGATCACTTTGACGATGATTTCCAGGAGTGGATAGACGGCATTGAGGATAATATGCTCGACTATTCCAACTTCAATCCCGATATACTATTCAGTTACGCCACCACTACAAAGTCAACAACAGTCCAGTTTGTAAAAGACTGGTGGAAACAAACACAAAACGGATGTAAGGATGTAAAGAAAAGAGATACCCTGATAGAACAACAAGAAGCGATGGTAAAAGGTGGCAAAGCCCGTTTGCGTTGGAAAAAAACAGATGATGTAAAAGAA from Bacteroidota bacterium harbors:
- a CDS encoding restriction endonuclease subunit S, which translates into the protein MKREIPKLKDYCIKISSGGTPSRDTNEYFENGTIPWVKSKELKSNIILKTEEKITLQGLKNSSTKLYPIDTVLLAMYGVNIGQVGYLGIEATINQAICGIITNKKILDPKFLYYYLTSIPSYFDSVSFGAAQQNINQDLIKNLKIEIPELITQQLIASILSAYDDLIEVNNQRIKLLKETARELYKEWFVRMRFPGYKKAKFVKGVPEGIGEVKYFKDFIKLNRGFDLPEEKIKEGSYPVIASTSIKGYHNQYKVKGPIITTGRSGSLGTVLFVNQDGWPLNTSLYVKDFKSNEPLYLYYTLKLIDFESFNTGAGVPTLNQNHLHKLKMWVADEVLQKKFKKWLSQCSNKLRF